In the genome of Paenibacillus sp. FSL R5-0766, one region contains:
- a CDS encoding MFS transporter — MEHTVQKSFKKFLVVWFGQLISMIGIGLTAFSLGVYAFEKTNTATSVALITLFTFLPNILLRPIGGVLADRFDRRTMMIIGDLGSAAGLIFILSIMLTGDIQLWHIYVGVAFSSVFSALQSPAYKASATDLLDKDQFSKGSGLVQLAESSKFLFSPIIAGILLSITTIEVILVINILTFLVAILAVLVIRKSMKVEREDREGKNWITDIQEGWREVVTNKGVLLLVVIISLVTFYLGFLETLIGPMLLSFTDAKTLGTFQSVSAIGMLISSLCIGIFTITKRYASVLVMGLILCGLSFSLLGISTNIYFIIFAGFLFLSSLPFVNMSADVLVRNNIANEKQGRVWGIIGILSQLGFIIAYSLAGFLADHVFNPLLMEGGALASSVGQIIGTGPGRGIAFLFIIAGLFVILIAIITSRLKMIKSLEQSPDITAPSDVGGLAHD, encoded by the coding sequence ATGGAACATACCGTTCAAAAATCATTTAAAAAGTTTCTGGTAGTATGGTTTGGTCAGCTCATCTCCATGATTGGGATTGGACTTACAGCCTTCTCCCTGGGGGTGTATGCCTTCGAAAAAACGAATACGGCAACAAGTGTTGCATTGATTACCTTATTCACGTTTCTGCCGAATATCCTGCTTCGACCTATTGGAGGGGTACTGGCAGACCGATTCGACCGTCGAACGATGATGATTATCGGCGACCTGGGGTCGGCAGCCGGTTTGATTTTCATTCTGTCCATTATGCTCACAGGTGATATCCAATTATGGCATATCTATGTGGGAGTAGCCTTTAGTTCCGTGTTTTCTGCGTTGCAGAGCCCGGCATATAAGGCCTCTGCTACGGACCTGCTGGATAAGGATCAATTCTCAAAAGGCAGCGGTCTTGTACAACTGGCTGAATCCTCGAAGTTTCTGTTTTCACCAATCATTGCGGGCATTCTGCTTAGTATAACAACCATTGAAGTCATTCTGGTCATTAATATTCTGACATTCCTGGTTGCCATTCTGGCTGTGCTGGTTATTCGGAAGAGCATGAAGGTGGAGCGAGAGGATCGAGAAGGAAAAAACTGGATCACCGATATTCAAGAGGGCTGGAGAGAAGTTGTAACCAACAAGGGAGTACTGTTGCTGGTGGTGATTATTTCACTTGTCACCTTTTATCTGGGATTCCTCGAGACACTCATTGGTCCGATGCTTCTGTCATTCACGGATGCAAAGACACTTGGAACGTTTCAGTCTGTTAGTGCCATCGGCATGCTGATTAGCAGCTTATGCATCGGCATATTTACAATAACAAAGAGATACGCAAGTGTGCTTGTGATGGGTCTAATTTTGTGCGGCTTGTCTTTCTCGCTTCTGGGCATATCCACCAACATTTATTTTATAATCTTCGCAGGTTTCCTGTTCCTGTCATCGCTGCCGTTTGTCAACATGAGCGCAGATGTGCTGGTGCGAAACAATATTGCCAACGAAAAGCAGGGCAGGGTATGGGGAATCATTGGTATTCTGTCACAACTCGGGTTTATTATTGCGTACAGTTTGGCTGGATTTCTGGCCGACCATGTGTTTAATCCGTTGCTGATGGAGGGGGGAGCACTGGCTTCGTCTGTTGGTCAAATTATTGGAACTGGGCCAGGCAGAGGTATTGCCTTTCTGTTTATCATCGCGGGTCTGTTTGTTATTCTGATCGCAATAATCACATCCCGTTTGAAAATGATCAAATCTCTGGAGCAGAGCCCAGATATAACAGCTCCATCCGATGTTGGCGGGTTGGCGCACGATTAA
- a CDS encoding TetR/AcrR family transcriptional regulator, translating into MRLIKNPEERRNEILDAAEILFVTKGYTKATVMDILQACNIAKGTFYYYFQSKEEVMNAIVMRFILSGEASARHVVSDPKLNAHDKIFRIMMAQNQPDGRKHDLIEQLHSVHNVEMHQKSLVETVIRLSPILAEVVEQGIQEGVFHTPNPKESIEFLLVSSQFLLDRGIFQWEEEELQKKVEAFTHIMERVLGAEQGSFAYVTRLYFPNQG; encoded by the coding sequence ATGAGACTGATAAAAAACCCGGAAGAACGCAGGAACGAGATTTTGGATGCCGCCGAGATTCTGTTCGTAACAAAGGGATATACCAAAGCTACGGTCATGGATATCCTTCAGGCGTGCAACATTGCCAAGGGTACATTTTATTATTATTTTCAGTCCAAGGAAGAGGTCATGAACGCCATCGTCATGCGTTTTATTCTGAGCGGGGAGGCATCGGCCAGGCACGTGGTGTCCGATCCCAAACTGAATGCCCATGACAAAATTTTTCGCATCATGATGGCGCAGAATCAGCCTGACGGCAGAAAACATGATCTCATCGAGCAATTGCACAGTGTTCATAATGTGGAGATGCACCAAAAGAGTCTTGTTGAGACGGTAATTCGATTAAGTCCCATCTTGGCCGAGGTGGTAGAGCAGGGCATTCAGGAGGGGGTATTTCATACACCTAACCCAAAGGAATCCATCGAATTCTTGCTCGTATCGTCACAATTTTTGCTGGATCGAGGCATCTTTCAATGGGAGGAGGAAGAACTCCAAAAAAAGGTTGAAGCATTCACACATATTATGGAACGTGTGCTGGGAGCAGAACAAGGAAGCTTCGCCTACGTCACTCGTCTCTATTTTCCGAATCAAGGTTAG
- a CDS encoding ABC transporter ATP-binding protein, translating into MTTILEAKDVNKSVAIGENEEHNILKDINLQLKKGEFVSIMGPSGSGKSTLLYNISGMDQISAGSVYFNGKKISAFEERDLASLRLTKMGFIFQNIHLLKNLNLLDNIVLSAYLAKNSSRETINTRAMSLMKKMGIDELAGHNITQASGGQLQRIAICRALINNPDILFGDEPTGALNSKSTYEIMDILGDINATGTTILLVTHDVKVAARSERVLFMMDGKLVADRNIGKYARERQDLKTRESHLAQWLTEMGF; encoded by the coding sequence ATGACAACTATACTTGAGGCTAAAGACGTGAATAAATCCGTAGCGATCGGCGAGAATGAAGAACATAACATCTTAAAAGATATCAACCTTCAATTAAAAAAGGGAGAATTTGTTTCCATCATGGGGCCATCTGGCTCAGGCAAGTCTACCTTACTGTACAACATAAGTGGTATGGATCAGATTAGTGCTGGAAGTGTCTATTTTAATGGCAAAAAAATATCTGCATTTGAGGAGAGGGATCTGGCAAGTCTACGTTTGACCAAGATGGGATTCATCTTTCAAAATATTCATCTGCTCAAGAATCTGAATCTATTAGACAATATCGTACTTTCCGCGTATCTGGCCAAGAATAGCAGCAGAGAAACGATTAATACACGGGCGATGTCATTAATGAAAAAAATGGGGATTGATGAGCTGGCTGGGCATAACATCACCCAAGCCTCAGGCGGACAGCTTCAACGGATTGCCATCTGCCGTGCGCTGATCAATAATCCAGATATTTTATTCGGCGATGAACCAACGGGGGCGCTGAATTCCAAATCAACGTATGAGATCATGGACATTCTGGGCGATATTAATGCAACGGGAACAACCATTCTGCTGGTGACCCATGATGTGAAAGTCGCTGCCAGATCGGAACGTGTACTGTTTATGATGGACGGTAAGCTCGTTGCAGACAGAAATATTGGAAAATATGCAAGAGAGCGTCAGGATCTAAAAACAAGGGAAAGCCATTTGGCGCAATGGTTGACTGAAATGGGGTTCTAA